Genomic segment of Gloeocapsa sp. PCC 7428:
ATTTTTCTCGGAATCATGGGATGTTCCAGAATCGATGCGATCGATTCGGTTGTCGCCCAGCCTCGCTCTTTGAATCGTCAAGATCCCGACAATATACAAGTGACACCATCGGCAGTGGATAACAAATTAGTTGCAGCGAATACACGATTTGGGTTTAAACTCTTTTCGGAGATCTTGAGACAACAAAGCGATCGCAATATTTTCCTCTCACCGACTAGTGTCGCGATTCTGCTAGAAATGCTCTACAACGGTGCTGGTGGCGAAACGCAACAAGCAATGGCGAAAACCCTAGAAGTACAAGGCATTAGCCTCCAAGATATTAACGCTGCCAACACCGCGCTGCTCAATACTCTGACAAATCCCGATGCGAATGTACAACTGGCGATCGCGAACTCACTTTGGGCAAAGCAAGAATACCCCATCCGACCCGATTTTTTACAGCGAACTCAAAGCTTTTACAAAGCACAAGTCAGCAATTTAGACTTTGATTCCCCCGATGCGACAAATACAATTAATCAATGGGTAAACCAAAACACGAATGGCAGAATTGAGCAGATTGTAGACGAGATTAATCCTGAAGATGTGCTGTTTTTGATCAACGCGATTTACTTTAAAGGTCAATGGACCGACGAGTTCGACAAAAGCCAAACAACAGATGCGCCATTTTATCTAACAAGCGGTACGCCGAAACAACACCCGCTGATGTCGCAAACGGGTAGATACCGATACTACGAAAATCCACAGTTTCAAGCCGTTAGCCTACCCTACGGCGAAAATGGCAGACTCAGTTTATACGTCTTCTTACCTCGTCAAAACTCAAATTTATCAAACTTTTATCAACAACTCAATTCGGCTAACTGGGAACAGTGGCTAACTCAATTTAACTTGCGTGAAGGCACAGTACGGCTACCGCGTTTTCAAATGGAATATGATGTAACACTCAA
This window contains:
- a CDS encoding serpin family protein produces the protein MQPFLLRRYAIRLGRRYVLAATGIIFLGIMGCSRIDAIDSVVAQPRSLNRQDPDNIQVTPSAVDNKLVAANTRFGFKLFSEILRQQSDRNIFLSPTSVAILLEMLYNGAGGETQQAMAKTLEVQGISLQDINAANTALLNTLTNPDANVQLAIANSLWAKQEYPIRPDFLQRTQSFYKAQVSNLDFDSPDATNTINQWVNQNTNGRIEQIVDEINPEDVLFLINAIYFKGQWTDEFDKSQTTDAPFYLTSGTPKQHPLMSQTGRYRYYENPQFQAVSLPYGENGRLSLYVFLPRQNSNLSNFYQQLNSANWEQWLTQFNLREGTVRLPRFQMEYDVTLNDTLKALGMGVAFADNANFSGVGDDLALSEVKHKTFVEVNEEGTEAAAVTSGRVMAVSAPVAEPFEMTVNRPFFCAIRDNQTGTVLFMGSIVEPQAISN